A part of Entelurus aequoreus isolate RoL-2023_Sb linkage group LG03, RoL_Eaeq_v1.1, whole genome shotgun sequence genomic DNA contains:
- the LOC133645743 gene encoding uncharacterized protein LOC133645743 isoform X2 has product MAPSFVVVEFLGERSVAVVPTIWTEDDGKNTFCYWPRPNPTHSTIRKAEIPDKQFWERLPIRVFRKTLTASTRPLQPVPANTRPLQGIQADLTAQRELQHFQAQSRQECIQLKPVPDRSSQYQTTPASTSQYQTAPRTSRNALDIFQLNMKVQNILENQGEIMHMLRGLAAQSVGPESVDVQDLIDQPFETLEQLKAFCERLDTDLLLRKQLVKALTALGGQNLADTVRTMLRKIATNKVLEQLGLRGKSGKVAFENLPLYRIINKACRGVYKQTTTAEVDCELGEVLKLATFRKGGSKFERRN; this is encoded by the exons ATGGCTCCTTCTTTTGTGGTCGTTGAGTTCCTTGGTGAACGTTCAGTCGCTGTTGTCCCAACCATATGGACAGAAGATGATGGAAAG AATACCTTCTGCTATTGGCCAAGGCCAAATCCTACCCACTCCACAATCCGGAAAGCTGAGATTCCTGACAAACAATTCTGGGAGAGGCTGCCAATTCGGGTTTTCAGGAAAACATTGACTG CGAGTACCAGACCACTTCAGCCAGTACCAGCCAATACCAGACCACTCCAAGGCATCCAGGCCGACCTCACAGCCCAGCGAGAATTGCAGCACTTCCAGGCTCAGTCCAGACAGGAATGCATCCagctcaagccagtaccagaccgctcaagccagtaccagaccaCTCCAGCCAGTACGAGTCAGTACCAGACCGCTCCAAGAACCAGCAGGAATGCCCTTGACA ttttccagttgaacatgaaagttcaaaatatacttgagaaccagggagaaattatgcacatgctgagagggctggcagcacagtctgtggggccagaatctgtggatgttcaagatctcattgatcagcctttcgagactcttgagcagctgaaggccttctgtgaacggctcgacactgatcttctgctcagaaagcagctg gtgaaagctcttactgctcttggtgggcagaatttggcagacacggtgaggacaatgctgaggaaaattgccacaaacaaagtcctggagcagcttggcctccgtggaaagtcaggaaaagtggcgtttgagaacttgcccctttacagaataataaata aggcatgcaggggtgtttacaagcagacgaccacagctgaagtggattgtgagcttggagaggtcctgaaactggccacttttcgaaagggaggttcaaaatttgag aggaggaattaa
- the LOC133645743 gene encoding uncharacterized protein LOC133645743 isoform X1, translated as MAPSFVVVEFLGERSVAVVPTIWTEDDGKNTFCYWPRPNPTHSTIRKAEIPDKQFWERLPIRVFRKTLTASTRPLQPVPANTRPLQGIQADLTAQRELQHFQAQSRQECIQLKPVPDRSSQYQTTPASTSQYQTAPRTSRNALDSELFQLNMKVQNILENQGEIMHMLRGLAAQSVGPESVDVQDLIDQPFETLEQLKAFCERLDTDLLLRKQLVKALTALGGQNLADTVRTMLRKIATNKVLEQLGLRGKSGKVAFENLPLYRIINKACRGVYKQTTTAEVDCELGEVLKLATFRKGGSKFERRN; from the exons ATGGCTCCTTCTTTTGTGGTCGTTGAGTTCCTTGGTGAACGTTCAGTCGCTGTTGTCCCAACCATATGGACAGAAGATGATGGAAAG AATACCTTCTGCTATTGGCCAAGGCCAAATCCTACCCACTCCACAATCCGGAAAGCTGAGATTCCTGACAAACAATTCTGGGAGAGGCTGCCAATTCGGGTTTTCAGGAAAACATTGACTG CGAGTACCAGACCACTTCAGCCAGTACCAGCCAATACCAGACCACTCCAAGGCATCCAGGCCGACCTCACAGCCCAGCGAGAATTGCAGCACTTCCAGGCTCAGTCCAGACAGGAATGCATCCagctcaagccagtaccagaccgctcaagccagtaccagaccaCTCCAGCCAGTACGAGTCAGTACCAGACCGCTCCAAGAACCAGCAGGAATGCCCTTGACAGTGAAC ttttccagttgaacatgaaagttcaaaatatacttgagaaccagggagaaattatgcacatgctgagagggctggcagcacagtctgtggggccagaatctgtggatgttcaagatctcattgatcagcctttcgagactcttgagcagctgaaggccttctgtgaacggctcgacactgatcttctgctcagaaagcagctg gtgaaagctcttactgctcttggtgggcagaatttggcagacacggtgaggacaatgctgaggaaaattgccacaaacaaagtcctggagcagcttggcctccgtggaaagtcaggaaaagtggcgtttgagaacttgcccctttacagaataataaata aggcatgcaggggtgtttacaagcagacgaccacagctgaagtggattgtgagcttggagaggtcctgaaactggccacttttcgaaagggaggttcaaaatttgag aggaggaattaa
- the LOC133645743 gene encoding uncharacterized protein LOC133645743 isoform X3 → MRKMCLMLTMKRKFGQKRSAEKRKHRSSSRHPHCQSSQPLTFQSPASTRPLQPVPANTRPLQGIQADLTAQRELQHFQAQSRQECIQLKPVPDRSSQYQTTPASTSQYQTAPRTSRNALDSELFQLNMKVQNILENQGEIMHMLRGLAAQSVGPESVDVQDLIDQPFETLEQLKAFCERLDTDLLLRKQLVKALTALGGQNLADTVRTMLRKIATNKVLEQLGLRGKSGKVAFENLPLYRIINKACRGVYKQTTTAEVDCELGEVLKLATFRKGGSKFERRN, encoded by the exons ATGAGGAAGATGTGTTTGATGCTGACG atgaagaggaaattcggccaaaaaagaagtgcagaaaagaGAAAACACAGATCTTCGTCCAGGCACCCCCACTGCCAGAGCTCCCAACCTTTAACTTTCCAATCTCCAGCGAGTACCAGACCACTTCAGCCAGTACCAGCCAATACCAGACCACTCCAAGGCATCCAGGCCGACCTCACAGCCCAGCGAGAATTGCAGCACTTCCAGGCTCAGTCCAGACAGGAATGCATCCagctcaagccagtaccagaccgctcaagccagtaccagaccaCTCCAGCCAGTACGAGTCAGTACCAGACCGCTCCAAGAACCAGCAGGAATGCCCTTGACAGTGAAC ttttccagttgaacatgaaagttcaaaatatacttgagaaccagggagaaattatgcacatgctgagagggctggcagcacagtctgtggggccagaatctgtggatgttcaagatctcattgatcagcctttcgagactcttgagcagctgaaggccttctgtgaacggctcgacactgatcttctgctcagaaagcagctg gtgaaagctcttactgctcttggtgggcagaatttggcagacacggtgaggacaatgctgaggaaaattgccacaaacaaagtcctggagcagcttggcctccgtggaaagtcaggaaaagtggcgtttgagaacttgcccctttacagaataataaata aggcatgcaggggtgtttacaagcagacgaccacagctgaagtggattgtgagcttggagaggtcctgaaactggccacttttcgaaagggaggttcaaaatttgag aggaggaattaa